The Geothrix sp. genome has a window encoding:
- the sufC gene encoding Fe-S cluster assembly ATPase SufC, protein MLSIKSLTASINGTPVLKGIDLEIKAGEIHAIMGPNGSGKSTLGKVLVGHPAYEVTGGEVLFEGRNLFELEPDARARAGIFMGFQHPIEVPGVSNAAFLRLAYNKKAEAEGRDELDPLEFDDFIHEKIKLVAMREEFLDRSLNEGFSGGEKKRNEILQMAVLEPKLAILDELDSGLDIDALRVLGDAVNKLQRADRALLIITHFPRILETIQPQFVHVLSGGRILKSAGKELATELEDRGYDWVLEEAAAGGAR, encoded by the coding sequence ATGCTGTCCATAAAAAGCCTCACCGCCTCGATCAACGGCACGCCGGTGCTGAAGGGGATCGACCTGGAGATCAAGGCCGGGGAGATCCACGCCATCATGGGCCCCAACGGCTCGGGCAAATCCACCCTCGGCAAGGTGCTGGTGGGCCATCCGGCCTACGAAGTCACCGGCGGCGAGGTGCTCTTCGAGGGTCGGAACCTCTTCGAGCTCGAGCCCGATGCCCGCGCGCGCGCGGGGATCTTCATGGGCTTCCAGCACCCCATCGAGGTGCCCGGCGTGAGCAACGCCGCCTTCCTGCGTCTGGCCTACAACAAGAAGGCCGAGGCCGAGGGCCGCGACGAGCTGGATCCCCTCGAGTTCGACGACTTCATCCACGAGAAGATCAAGCTCGTGGCCATGCGCGAGGAGTTCCTGGACCGCAGCCTCAACGAAGGCTTCTCAGGCGGCGAGAAGAAGCGCAACGAGATCCTCCAGATGGCCGTGCTGGAACCCAAGCTGGCCATCCTGGACGAGCTGGACAGCGGCCTGGACATCGACGCCCTGCGGGTGCTCGGCGACGCCGTGAACAAGCTCCAGCGCGCGGACCGTGCCCTGCTGATCATCACCCACTTCCCCCGCATCCTGGAGACCATCCAGCCCCAGTTCGTGCATGTGCTCTCCGGCGGCCGCATCCTCAAGAGCGCCGGCAAGGAGCTGGCCACGGAGCTCGAGGACCGAGGCTATGACTGGGTCCTGGAAGAGGCCGCCGCCGGGGGCGCCCGATGA
- the sufB gene encoding Fe-S cluster assembly protein SufB gives MSTTLNVVTSQEYKYGFVTDIEADSVAAGLNEDVIRFISAKKGEPDWLLEFRLKAYRHWLTMTEPEWAKVDYPKPDFQKIVYYSAPRPKAPKYASMDEVDPELKRTFEKLGVPLHEQEALAGVAVDVVFDSVSVTTTYREKLATVGIIFCSFSEAVKSHPDLVKQYLGSVVPPSDNFYAALNSAVFTDGSFVFIPKGVACPMDLSTYFRINNKESGQFERTLIVAEEGASVSYLEGCTAPQFDTNQLHAAVVELVALDHASIKYSTVQNWYAGDKNGVGGIFNFVTKRGLCKGKGSHISWTQVETGSAITWKYPSCVLLGDDSIGEFYSVALTNHKQQADTGTKMIHIGRNTKSTIVSKGISAGESSNSYRGLVKVQPKAEGARNFSQCDSMLIGQACSASTFPYIEVLNRSAQVEHEATTSKIGEEQLLYFQQRGIPAEEAISMIINGFCKDVFRELPMEFAVEATKLLSLKLEGSVG, from the coding sequence ATGAGCACCACCTTGAATGTGGTCACCAGCCAGGAATACAAGTACGGCTTCGTGACGGACATCGAGGCGGACAGCGTCGCGGCCGGGCTCAACGAGGATGTGATCCGCTTCATCTCGGCCAAGAAGGGTGAGCCCGACTGGCTGCTGGAGTTCCGCCTCAAGGCCTACCGGCATTGGCTGACCATGACCGAGCCCGAGTGGGCCAAGGTCGACTATCCGAAGCCCGACTTCCAGAAGATCGTCTACTACAGCGCCCCCCGGCCCAAGGCACCCAAGTACGCCTCCATGGACGAGGTGGATCCCGAACTGAAGCGCACCTTCGAGAAGCTCGGCGTCCCCCTCCATGAGCAGGAGGCCCTGGCGGGCGTGGCCGTGGATGTGGTCTTCGACTCCGTCAGCGTGACCACCACCTACCGGGAGAAGCTGGCCACGGTGGGCATCATCTTCTGCAGCTTCAGCGAGGCCGTGAAGTCCCACCCGGACCTGGTGAAGCAGTACCTGGGCAGCGTGGTGCCCCCCTCCGACAACTTCTACGCCGCCCTCAACAGCGCCGTGTTCACGGACGGCAGCTTCGTCTTCATCCCCAAGGGCGTGGCCTGCCCCATGGATCTGAGCACCTACTTCCGCATCAACAACAAGGAGTCGGGCCAGTTCGAGCGCACGCTGATCGTGGCCGAGGAGGGCGCCAGCGTCAGCTACCTGGAAGGCTGCACCGCGCCCCAGTTCGACACCAATCAGCTGCATGCGGCCGTGGTGGAACTCGTGGCCCTGGATCATGCCTCCATCAAATACAGCACCGTGCAGAACTGGTACGCCGGCGACAAGAACGGCGTGGGCGGCATCTTCAACTTCGTCACCAAGCGCGGCCTCTGCAAGGGCAAGGGCTCCCACATCAGCTGGACCCAGGTGGAGACCGGCAGCGCCATCACCTGGAAGTACCCCAGCTGCGTGCTGCTGGGCGACGACAGCATCGGCGAGTTCTACAGCGTGGCCCTCACCAACCACAAGCAGCAGGCCGACACCGGCACCAAGATGATCCACATCGGCCGCAACACGAAGAGCACCATCGTCAGCAAGGGCATCAGCGCCGGCGAGAGCTCCAACAGCTACCGCGGCCTGGTGAAGGTGCAGCCGAAAGCCGAGGGCGCCCGCAACTTCAGCCAGTGCGACTCCATGCTCATCGGCCAGGCCTGCAGCGCCAGCACCTTCCCCTACATCGAGGTGCTGAACCGCAGCGCCCAGGTGGAGCACGAGGCCACCACCAGCAAGATCGGGGAAGAGCAGCTGCTCTACTTCCAACAGCGTGGCATCCCGGCTGAGGAGGCCATCAGCATGATCATCAACGGCTTCTGCAAGGATGTCTTCCGCGAACTCCCCATGGAGTTTGCCGTCGAAGCCACCAAGCTGCTGTCGCTCAAGCTCGAAGGAAGTGTCGGATGA